TCTTTATTTAATTCTTCTTCTAAGATGACCTCAGCCGCTCCATTTTCTTTAAGATAAAAAGCATTTTCTTTTTGGTGTTGATAAGCTGAATAAGGATAAGGAATTAAGATCGCTGGTCTTCCATTTAAGGTAATTTCTGCCAAAGTACTTGCTCCAGCCCGACTTATAACTACATCAGCTACTAGATAAGCAGGACCCATATCAAAGATATAAGGCAACAAAGCTACTTTATCTTTTACTATTTCTACCTCTTTCTTAATCTGCTCAAAATTATTAATCCCAGTTACCAAGATCATTTGGAAAGGATAATTATTAAACTCTGAAGATAACAAGACTTGAACTACTACCTCATTTATTGCCTTTGAACCTTGACTACCTCCAAAAACTAAAATGGTAAACTTACCTTCTTTTAAGTTAAATGACTTTAATTTTTCAAGAACTTGTTCTTTTTCTCTTGAAAATAAAAGGTTACTTCGAATGGGATTTCCTGTCACTACTACTTTCTTTTTCGGTAAACGACTATTACTGGGATAAGCAAGACACACTTTTTTAGCTAAATAAGCCAGAATCTTGTTGGTCATCCCCAGCTTTAAATTTTGTTCATGAATAATTATAGGTATTCCTAAAAAATAAGCCGCCATTAAGGCAGGACCACAAGTATAACTTCCAAACCCTACTACTATTTTAGGCTTATGCCTTAAAAGATACTTAAATGATTCTATGAAACTCTTAAAATTCTGGTAAAAAAACTTTATTAAGTATAAAAGA
The bacterium DNA segment above includes these coding regions:
- the murG gene encoding undecaprenyldiphospho-muramoylpentapeptide beta-N-acetylglucosaminyltransferase, whose translation is MLFVVGSTGGHIYPALAVAYELRKSFPKVEISFLGPLKELAQEIISKEGYHYLGIDTLSWKQKISLLYLIKFFYQNFKSFIESFKYLLRHKPKIVVGFGSYTCGPALMAAYFLGIPIIIHEQNLKLGMTNKILAYLAKKVCLAYPSNSRLPKKKVVVTGNPIRSNLLFSREKEQVLEKLKSFNLKEGKFTILVFGGSQGSKAINEVVVQVLLSSEFNNYPFQMILVTGINNFEQIKKEVEIVKDKVALLPYIFDMGPAYLVADVVISRAGASTLAEITLNGRPAILIPYPYSAYQHQKENAFYLKENGAAEVILEEELNKDKLFKTLLSLYFHPERLRMMMIRSKSLSNPRANKNVVKVMKEVVKML